Part of the Desulfobacterales bacterium genome is shown below.
GTCAACCAGCAGGGGAGCCAGTCTGGACGGTTTCGATGCCCGGATGTGTTCTGCGTTGAGCGCCAACAGCTTGTCCAGATCAAATACGCCCGGTGATCGTCCGATATGTTCGATGGAAAATTTTTCGATCAGCTCCGGAATGGTAAAAAACTCCTGATCCCCATGTGACCATCCCAGACGAACAAGATAGTTCAGAAACGCTTCCGGCAGCAGTCCCATATCCTTGTACGCCATGACCGATGTGGCCCCGTGTCGTTTGCTCAACCGGGTCCGGTCTCCGCCGAGTACCATCGGAACATGTCCGAATGTCGGCAAAGCGCTTCCCAGTGCTTTGAACAGCAGTATCTGTTTGGGGGTGTTGCTGACATGGTCGTCTCCCCTTATGATGGTATTAATCTGCATGGTGATATCATCGACTACCACCGCCAGATTATAGGTGGGTGTGCCGTCGCTTCTCTGGATAATGAAATCATCCAGCTCTGAATTCTGAATGACGATATTGCCCTTGACGATGTCATGAATAACGGTTGTTCCGGATTGAGGGGTTCTGAATCGTACGACGGCGTTGTCGGATTGCGGAAGAGACTTGTTTCGACAGGTGCCATCGTATTTCGGGTTATTTCCCTGTGCTATGGCCTTTTGTCTCATCTCTTCAATGGCCTCTTTGCTGCAGGTGCAGTAATACGCATGCCCGGAATCCAGAAGTTTTTGAATGTATTCCCGGTAAACGGGAAAGCGTTGCGTTTGGAAATACGGCCCTTCGTCCCAGTCAATTCCAAGCCATTCCAGTGCGTTGAAAATAGCATCCACGGATTCCTGGGTGGATCGTTGACTGTCCGTGTCTTCAATTCGCAGCACAAATTTACCCTTCATGTGACGGGCATACAGCCAGTTGAAAAGTGCGGTCCTTGCACCACCGACATGCAGGTATCCTGAAGGGCTCGGCGGAAATCGAGTAATTATGGGATTCATTTTTATCAAGCCTTTATTTTATAAGTTAAATTATTTTACGTAAAAATAACAATAAGTTAAGCTATATAAACGCAACAAATTCTAAGAATTTCATTTCTATTTAAATTGCTTAACTATCACTTATATAAAGTAAAATAGCAGGGTGCAGGGTTTGGAGACATACGGTTGTCAAAAAAATCTACCCGGACCCAACGGGAATGGTATCTTGATGTAAGGCCATTGGCGTTGCCAAATAAAATATAAAATTCATTGGGTTAAATATAAACAGTGGCTAATTTTAAAAATGAATTTAATAGCACATTAGGACGGAGAGCACAAGGGGGGCATCCTGGAAAATGTTTAAAAAGGCTTGACAACCTTCCGGTTTTGAAATACTAGAGGAAAATCGGTTAAATAAGGAGTGTTAATAATCAATATTACTAATAATTTCAAGCTATAGGAGATTTACTTATGGCTGTACCTAAGCGTAGAACGTCAAAGTCAAAGAGGGATATGCGTCGGGCCAATCAGAAGGCCGAGGCCCCCAATGTATCGGTTTGTCCACAATGCGGAGAGGCCAAGCTGCCTCATCATGTATGCCCCAGCTGCGGAGCCTACAAAGGTAAAACGGTAATTGGAACCGACGAAGACTAAAATTTAACGGTGATTTTTATGGGCGAACCAACCCCGGTTCTCAAAGGTCCGGATGATGAATCAAGGCAGATGATCGTGGATATGGTCAGGCAGCTGAAAAAAAAGCTCCTGACCCGGGATAAAATTCTTGAATACGATAAAGGAGAAATATTTCCTGAAGAAACGATTCGGCAGCTTTTGGGTCCGGAGATTGGCTTGCAGCTGCTTTTTATTCCTGAAATTTATGGTGGAATGGGTGGCGGCGCTCGGGATTGCGTTGCCGTCACCCGGGAGATGGCCAGGATCTGTCTGGGGATAGGTACGGCTTTTTTTGCGGTTCAGCTCGGGGCCGATCCTATTATCGTAGGAGCGACGGACGAGCAGAAGCAAAAGTGGCTGGGAAAAATCGCCGAGGGCAATTTTCTGGTGGCCTATGCCGTGACGGAAGCCGATGCCGGAAGCAATCTGGCCGCGCTGAAGACCAAAGCGGAGCCCGAGTTCGATGGGGCCGGAGAGGTCATCGGATACAGGATCAACGGTACAAAACAGTTTATATCCACCGGCGGATATGCAGATTTTATCACGCTGCTTGCCAATACCCCTCAGGGGCCCTCTTTTTTTATTGTAGAAAAGGGCACGCAAGGGTTTGTTCAGGGCAAGGGGGAAGAAAAACACGGGATACGGGCTTCAAATACATCGGCGTTGTCATTTTCGGATGTGTTTGTTCCGGCGGTCAACCTGATCGGGATGGAGCCCGGGCAGGGTCTCAAACAGGCAAATCAGGTGTTCGGATATACCCGATTGATGGTGGCGGCAATGGCGTTGGGGGCTGGAGAATCTGCTCTTGACATCGCGATCCGCTATGCCGCGCAAAGAGTTCAGTTCGGGACCACGCTTTCGGAAAAGCAGGGCTATGTACACAAGCTCATTGTTCCAAATGTCGTCATGATTGAGGCGGCAAAAGCGTATATCGACGAAGTTGCGATCCGGCTGGATTCCGGGGAGAATGATCTTCAGGTGGAAGGCTCCATCGCCAAGCTGTTCGTAACGGAGGCGGCAAACAAGACGGCTGACGATTGCATGCAGGCGCTTGGCGGATACGGGTACATCTCCGAATTCGAAGTGGAAAAAATAAAACGGGATGTAAAAATTACCTGCATTTATGAAGGCACCAGCGAGATCCAACAAAATATCATCAGCACCTTCCGATGGAAAAAAACCCGTAAATCCAAAGGCGGATTTTATAAGGCCATCAGCGCTGAAATGAGTCAGCTTCATGACATAACACCAGATGCGGGCTGCCGGTACTGTGGTCTTGCTGCGACCGTTCTGAACGAAACGATTATGCTCGCTCATGAACACAGGCTTGTCAGGCAGCAGGGGGTAATGTTTTTACTTGCCGATATGATGACGGCCGTTGAAGTTGGGGCCAGTCTGGCAAGGAAAGCCGTTTCGCTGACCCGGATCGGATCTGATGACGCCGCCATGATCAGGGCCGCGTCGAGAGTTTTTGCCAATCGGGTGGTCCATACGGTTTGCGACAATATGAAAAAAATCCTGATGGGAACCGGCGCTCCGGATTTTAACGTGGCAGCGGATGTGATCAAATCGCCGGCATGTGAAGCGATGATGGAAAGTTACCGGAATGTGATATGTGACATGGATCTGGTGGCGGATCAGGTATTTAAGAGGTGAATAATGACAAAACGCACCGTCATCGTTACCGGCGGCTCAAGAGGCATCGGCAGGGCCATTTGTTTGTCTTTTGCCGCACCGCATACGCGTATTTATTTGAATTATGCTGCTTCGACCGAGGCAGCGGAAGAAACGTGCCGG
Proteins encoded:
- the rpmF gene encoding 50S ribosomal protein L32, with translation MAVPKRRTSKSKRDMRRANQKAEAPNVSVCPQCGEAKLPHHVCPSCGAYKGKTVIGTDED
- the gltX gene encoding glutamate--tRNA ligase; translated protein: MNPIITRFPPSPSGYLHVGGARTALFNWLYARHMKGKFVLRIEDTDSQRSTQESVDAIFNALEWLGIDWDEGPYFQTQRFPVYREYIQKLLDSGHAYYCTCSKEAIEEMRQKAIAQGNNPKYDGTCRNKSLPQSDNAVVRFRTPQSGTTVIHDIVKGNIVIQNSELDDFIIQRSDGTPTYNLAVVVDDITMQINTIIRGDDHVSNTPKQILLFKALGSALPTFGHVPMVLGGDRTRLSKRHGATSVMAYKDMGLLPEAFLNYLVRLGWSHGDQEFFTIPELIEKFSIEHIGRSPGVFDLDKLLALNAEHIRASKPSRLAPLLVDALKDKGIQTEEGPVLEKIIRTLQARSKTLIEMAEGALFYFQDDIIYDETAARKFLKKSSLASLELLRIKLLHLDDFTEKNLEDCFQQVMDDTGLKLGKIAQPVRVALTGKTASPGIFEIVEILGLRKVIDRIDKALEYISKLA
- a CDS encoding acyl-CoA dehydrogenase family protein, encoding MGEPTPVLKGPDDESRQMIVDMVRQLKKKLLTRDKILEYDKGEIFPEETIRQLLGPEIGLQLLFIPEIYGGMGGGARDCVAVTREMARICLGIGTAFFAVQLGADPIIVGATDEQKQKWLGKIAEGNFLVAYAVTEADAGSNLAALKTKAEPEFDGAGEVIGYRINGTKQFISTGGYADFITLLANTPQGPSFFIVEKGTQGFVQGKGEEKHGIRASNTSALSFSDVFVPAVNLIGMEPGQGLKQANQVFGYTRLMVAAMALGAGESALDIAIRYAAQRVQFGTTLSEKQGYVHKLIVPNVVMIEAAKAYIDEVAIRLDSGENDLQVEGSIAKLFVTEAANKTADDCMQALGGYGYISEFEVEKIKRDVKITCIYEGTSEIQQNIISTFRWKKTRKSKGGFYKAISAEMSQLHDITPDAGCRYCGLAATVLNETIMLAHEHRLVRQQGVMFLLADMMTAVEVGASLARKAVSLTRIGSDDAAMIRAASRVFANRVVHTVCDNMKKILMGTGAPDFNVAADVIKSPACEAMMESYRNVICDMDLVADQVFKR